CTTCGTCGGGACCTCGGGCTTCTCCTACAAGGAATGGAAAGGGAAGTTCTACCCCGCCGATCTTCCGGCGTCGGAGTGGCTCCGCTACTACGCCGGACGTTTCCGGACCGTCGAGATCAACAACACCTTCTATCGCATGCCGAAGAAGGACGTTCTCGCCTCGTGGGCCGGGCAGGTGCCGGAAGGCTTTCGCTTCGTCGTCAAGGCGCCGCGGCGAATCACCCACATCCGGCGCCTGAAGGACGTCGAGGCGGATGCGGGATTCCTCTTCGAGAACCTCGGAGAGCTGGGATCGCGCCTGGGGCCCGTTCTCGTCCAGCTCCCGCCCAACCTCCCGAAGGATACGGTCAGGCTCGACGCGTTCCTCGCCGCCGTTCCGGAGGGTTTTTCCCTCGCCTTCGAGTTCCGGAACCCGTCGTGGCATTCCCCCGACGTTCTCGACCGCCTTCGCGGGCGCGATTTCGCTCTGGCGGCGGTCGACGACGAGGAGCTCCCAGACCCCCCGCTGACGCCGACCGCCTCCTGGGGCTACCTGCGCCTGCGCCGGCTCGACTATTCCGACGACGGGCTGCGCTCC
This is a stretch of genomic DNA from Thermoanaerobaculia bacterium. It encodes these proteins:
- a CDS encoding DUF72 domain-containing protein, producing the protein MDLFVGTSGFSYKEWKGKFYPADLPASEWLRYYAGRFRTVEINNTFYRMPKKDVLASWAGQVPEGFRFVVKAPRRITHIRRLKDVEADAGFLFENLGELGSRLGPVLVQLPPNLPKDTVRLDAFLAAVPEGFSLAFEFRNPSWHSPDVLDRLRGRDFALAAVDDEELPDPPLTPTASWGYLRLRRLDYSDDGLRSWAARVAETSWKRSFVFFKHEDDAVGPRLAEHFAALSPG